In one Brevibacillus composti genomic region, the following are encoded:
- a CDS encoding ADP-heptose synthase, whose amino-acid sequence MSKQFVIEAIMLAIYGELMAPSQPVEYFIPSSTIYELDEFYHSPEPIMPDPDDDMHVRKVMREMSQFFADPFNRKRLEKGLIAPWSCIPFTFPGGVTIQVVKVEDTAFWGELFDPVETQILLTGMHFDIPVITDQPDYQDRILEYVVPVQFYDIDDFEFALEQGISLKELREP is encoded by the coding sequence ATGTCGAAACAATTCGTTATCGAAGCGATCATGTTGGCCATCTACGGGGAATTGATGGCACCTTCGCAACCTGTCGAATATTTTATCCCTTCATCGACGATCTATGAATTGGATGAATTTTACCATAGCCCCGAACCGATTATGCCCGACCCGGATGACGATATGCATGTCCGCAAGGTGATGCGCGAAATGAGCCAGTTTTTTGCCGATCCTTTTAATCGCAAACGCCTGGAAAAAGGATTGATCGCCCCCTGGTCCTGCATTCCGTTTACCTTTCCCGGCGGCGTCACCATCCAGGTGGTCAAGGTAGAGGATACGGCCTTTTGGGGAGAGCTGTTCGACCCGGTAGAAACACAGATTTTACTGACCGGTATGCATTTTGACATCCCCGTGATCACCGATCAGCCAGACTACCAGGATCGGATTTTGGAGTATGTCGTGCCTGTCCAGTTCTATGATATCGATGACTTTGAGTTTGCATTGGAACAAGGCATCTCCTTAAAAGAGCTGCGTGAACCATAA